Proteins encoded within one genomic window of Oryza glaberrima chromosome 12, OglaRS2, whole genome shotgun sequence:
- the LOC127756794 gene encoding laccase-24 — protein MARSWSLLLLPFALALVASVAQAAVVEYTFNVGNLSISQLCQQEMIITAVNGQLPGPTIVATEGDTVVVHMVNESPYNMTIHWHGIFQRGTPWADGPAMVTQCPVRPGGNYTYRFNVTGQEGTLWWHSHFSFLRATVYGALIIKPRGGAKAYPFPVPDEEVVVILGEWWKRNVYDLQQEALHTGIPAAHADAYTINGKPGGFYDNCSAPNQTHKFELKQNKTYMLRIINAALNTPLFFKVANHSFNVVAADACYTKPYKTDVVVISPGQTVDALLVPDAGVAAAVGGRYYMAVIPYNSAVNAINASVLYSLTNGTAIVEYAGGPATSPPMLPEMPEYNDTATAHRFLSNMTALVPNRVPLAVDTHMFVTVSMGDTFCGPEQTMECNKNRTIFASSMNNASFILPNTTSMLEAMYKGSIDGVYTRDFPDTPPIVFDYTADASEQNATLKHTFKSTKVKTLKYNSTVQMVLQNTRLVSKESHPMHLHGFNFFVLAQGLGNYNETTDPAKFNLVDPQERNTVAVPTGGWAVIRFIADNPGVWFMHCHFDAHLEFGLGMVFEVQNGPTPETSLPPPPSDLPQC, from the exons ATGGCGAGATCATGgtcgcttcttcttcttccatttgCGCTTGCTTTGGTTGCTTCCGTTGCTCAAGCTGCTGTTGTGGAGTACACTTTCAAT GTAGGTAATCTCTCCATTAGTCAGCTATGCCAGCAGGAAATGATCATAACTGCAGTGAATGGTCAGCTCCCCGGCCCGACGATCGTTGCCACTGAGGGCGACACGGTGGTTGTTCATATGGTCAACGAGTCACCCTACAACATGACCATCCACTG GCATGGTATCTTCCAGCGCGGTACGCCATGGGCGGATGGACCGGCTATGGTCACGCAGTGTCCGGTCCGTCCCGGAGGCAACTACACTTACCGGTTCAACGTCACCGGGCAGGAGGGCACGTTGTGGTGGCACTCCCATTTCTCCTTCCTCCGCGCCACCGTCTATGGCGCGCTCATCATCAAACCTCGCGGCGGCGCCAAGGCCTACCCGTTCCCCGTGCCcgacgaggaggtggtggtCATCCTCGGTGAGTGGTGGAAGAGGAACGTGTATGACCTGCAGCAGGAAGCCTTGCACACTGGCATCCCGGCCGCCCACGCCGACGCGTACACCATCAACGGCAAGCCAGGCGGTTTCTACGACAACTGCTCTGCACCCAACC AAACGCACAAGTTCGAGCTGAAGCAGAACAAGACGTACATGCTCCGGATCATCAACGCTGCACTCAACACGCCGCTCTTCTTCAAGGTGGCCAACCACAGCTTCAACGTGGTGGCAGCCGACGCGTGCTATACCAAGCCGTACAAGACCGACGTGGTGGTCATCTCGCCGGGGCAGACGGTGGACGCGCTCCTGGTACCggacgccggcgtcgcggcggccgtcggCGGGCGCTACTACATGGCGGTGATCCCGTACAACAGCGCCGTTAATGCTATCAACGCAAGCGTTCTGTACAGCCTGACCAACGGCACGGCCATCGTCGAGTACGCCGGCGGCCCGGCAACCTCGCCACCCATGCTGCCGGAGATGCCGGAGTACAACGACACGGCCACCGCGCATCGGTTCCTCTCCAATATGACGGCACTGGTGCCGAACCGGGTGCCGCTCGCCGTTGACACCCACATGTTCGTCACTGTCTCCATGGGAGACACCTTCTGCGGACCGGAGCAGACGATGGAGTGCAACAAAAATAGGACCATCTTCGCGTCGAGCATGAACAACGCCTCCTTCATCCTCCCGAACACCACCTCCATGCTCGAGGCCATGTACAAGGGCTCCATCGACGGCGTCTACACCCGCGACTTCCCCGACACGCCGCCGATCGTCTTCGACTACACCGCCGACGCATCGGAGCAGAACGCGACGCTGAAGCACACGTTCAAGTCGACCAAGGTGAAGACGCTCAAGTACAACTCGACGGTGCAGATGGTGCTGCAGAACACGAGGCTGGTGTCCAAGGAGAGCCACCCGATGCACCTCCATGGCTTCAACTTCTTCGTCCTCGCCCAGGGCTTAGGCAACTACAACGAGACGACGGACCCGGCCAAGTTCAACCTCGTCGACCCGCAGGAGCgcaacaccgtcgccgtccccaCCGGCGGCTGGGCCGTTATCCGCTTCATAGCCGACAACCCAG GGGTTTGGTTCATGCACTGCCACTTCGATGCTCATCTAGAGTTCGGGCTTGGCATGGTGTTTGAGGTTCAGAACGGTCCAACGCCGGAGACATcgttgccgccaccaccatcggaCTTGCCACAGTGCTAG